From a region of the Macrobrachium nipponense isolate FS-2020 chromosome 20, ASM1510439v2, whole genome shotgun sequence genome:
- the LOC135220047 gene encoding proline-rich protein 36-like, which translates to MAPGPPVPGQVADIARPSPDTWRARPANPGTHGGHRPPFQRRMAGCSTPVLGPVVDITLPIVDPWQGQHAHPGTRSGHGPPILVPVVDIAHPSWDPWRTSPDHTETHGMPGPPVPEPVVDIAHPSWDPWRAQPALPRTHGRPSPPIQGHVADIACLSWDQWQTQPARHRTLGGHPQSPPVLGLMADIACPSRYLWRARPARPGTCGGHRPARPGTCGGHRPPILGPDEEIACPSQDTWRTFPARPGTLGGHRPPVLGPVAGDIARHPRASGAPALPIP; encoded by the coding sequence ATGGCGCccggcccgcctgtcccaggacaagTGGCTGacattgcccgcccgtccccagacacgtggcgggcccggcccgccaatcccgggacacatggcggacatcgcccaccATTCCAGAGACGGATGGCAGGCTGCAGCACGCCCGTCCTAGGACCCGTGGTGGACATCACCCTCCCGATCGTGGACCCTTGGCAGGGCCAGCACGCCCATCCTGGTACCCGTAGTGGAcatggcccacccatcctggtACCCGTAGTGGACatcgcccacccgtcctgggacccatGGCGGACATCTCCCGACCATACCGAGACACATGGCATGCCCGGCCCACCCGTCCCAGAACCCGTTGTGGACatcgcccacccgtcctgggacccgtggcgggcccagCCTGCCCTTCCTAGGACACATGGCAGGCCAAGCCCACCTATCCAAGGACATGTTGCGGACATTGCCTGCCTGTCCTGGGACCAGTGGCAGACCCAGCCCGCCCGTCACAGGACACTTGGCGGACATCCCCAATCCCCACCTGTCCTGGGACTCATGGCAGACATCGCCTGCCCATCCAGGTATCTGTGGCGGGCTCGCCCTGCCCGTCCAgggacatgtggcggacatcgccctgCCCGTCCAgggacatgtggcggacatcgcccgcccatcctgggacctgATGAGGAAATtgcctgcccatcccaggacacttGGCGGACCtttcccgcccgtcccgggacacttggcggacatcgcccgcctgtcctgggacctgTGGCCGGGGACATCGCCCGCCATCCCAGGGCCAGTGGCGCCCCTGCCCTGCCCATCCCGTGA